A genomic region of Saccopteryx bilineata isolate mSacBil1 chromosome 1, mSacBil1_pri_phased_curated, whole genome shotgun sequence contains the following coding sequences:
- the PTCRA gene encoding pre T-cell antigen receptor alpha isoform X2 yields the protein MAGTWLLLLLALGCPALPTGVGGTPFPSLAPPITLLVDGKQQLLVVCLVLDVAPPGLESPIWFSAGNGSALDAFTYGPSPAADGTWTSLAQLSLPSEELASWETLVCHTGPGAGDRGQRTQPLRLSGVTSAARTCLWESLKGTPGQALRLGALRLLLFKLLLFDVLLTCSRLRAPPAARGDPEGQTRPPDSGLPAPAAGPQPPRAGEPPAPTDWSHHREKGTTGRGLKRSAPPALRPQGPDPSRSPVWEEGMLPSPPPVSLLLRTRPQHPDLQPRRICL from the exons ATGGCCGGGACTTGGCTGCTGCTCCTTCTGGCCCTCGGGTGTCCAGCCCTGCCCACAG GTGTGGGCGgtacacccttcccctctctggccCCACCAATCACGCTGCTGGTGGATGGGAAGCAGCAGTTGCTGGTGGTCTGCCTGGTCCTCGATGTGGCACCCCCTGGCCTGGAGAGCCCCATCTGGTTCTCGGCTGGCAATGGCAGTGCACTGGACGCCTTCACCTATGGCCCATCCCCAGCTGCAGATGGCACCTGGACTAGCTTGGCCCAACTCTCCCTGCCCTCCGAGGAGCTGGCATCCTGGGAAACCTTGGTCTGCCACACTGGACCTGGGGCTGGGGACCGTGGCCAGCGCACACAGCCCCTACGACTGTCAG GAGTGACTTCCGCAGCTAGGACCTGCCTCTGGGAATCTCTTAAGG GGACGCCGGGCCAGGCGCTGCGGCTGGGGGCGCTGCGGCTGCTGCTCTTCAAGCTGCTGCTGTTTGACGTGCTCCTGACCTGCAGCCGCCTCCGCGCCCCGCCCGCCGCGCGGGgggacccggaggggcagactcGCCCCCCGGACTCCGGGCTCCCGGCGCCGGCCGCGGGCCCGCAGCCTCCGCGGGCAGGAGAGCCTCCCGCCCCTACCGACTGGAGTCACcacagggagaagggcaccacaGGCCGAGGGCTCAAGCGGTCCGCCCCGCCGGCACTGCGCCCCCAGGGTCCGGATCCAAGCAGGAGCCCAGTCTGGGAGGAGGGGATGCTCCCTTCCCCGCCCCCCGTGAGTCTGCTGCTCAGGACCCGCCCTCAGCATCCCGACCTCCAGCCTCGGAGGATTTGTCTGTGA
- the PTCRA gene encoding pre T-cell antigen receptor alpha isoform X1, whose protein sequence is MAGTWLLLLLALGCPALPTDHVSFPSSPEAATLLRLAQQGVGGTPFPSLAPPITLLVDGKQQLLVVCLVLDVAPPGLESPIWFSAGNGSALDAFTYGPSPAADGTWTSLAQLSLPSEELASWETLVCHTGPGAGDRGQRTQPLRLSGVTSAARTCLWESLKGTPGQALRLGALRLLLFKLLLFDVLLTCSRLRAPPAARGDPEGQTRPPDSGLPAPAAGPQPPRAGEPPAPTDWSHHREKGTTGRGLKRSAPPALRPQGPDPSRSPVWEEGMLPSPPPVSLLLRTRPQHPDLQPRRICL, encoded by the exons ATGGCCGGGACTTGGCTGCTGCTCCTTCTGGCCCTCGGGTGTCCAGCCCTGCCCACAG ATcatgtttccttcccttcctccccggAGGCAGCCACTCTCCTGAGGCTGGCACAACAAG GTGTGGGCGgtacacccttcccctctctggccCCACCAATCACGCTGCTGGTGGATGGGAAGCAGCAGTTGCTGGTGGTCTGCCTGGTCCTCGATGTGGCACCCCCTGGCCTGGAGAGCCCCATCTGGTTCTCGGCTGGCAATGGCAGTGCACTGGACGCCTTCACCTATGGCCCATCCCCAGCTGCAGATGGCACCTGGACTAGCTTGGCCCAACTCTCCCTGCCCTCCGAGGAGCTGGCATCCTGGGAAACCTTGGTCTGCCACACTGGACCTGGGGCTGGGGACCGTGGCCAGCGCACACAGCCCCTACGACTGTCAG GAGTGACTTCCGCAGCTAGGACCTGCCTCTGGGAATCTCTTAAGG GGACGCCGGGCCAGGCGCTGCGGCTGGGGGCGCTGCGGCTGCTGCTCTTCAAGCTGCTGCTGTTTGACGTGCTCCTGACCTGCAGCCGCCTCCGCGCCCCGCCCGCCGCGCGGGgggacccggaggggcagactcGCCCCCCGGACTCCGGGCTCCCGGCGCCGGCCGCGGGCCCGCAGCCTCCGCGGGCAGGAGAGCCTCCCGCCCCTACCGACTGGAGTCACcacagggagaagggcaccacaGGCCGAGGGCTCAAGCGGTCCGCCCCGCCGGCACTGCGCCCCCAGGGTCCGGATCCAAGCAGGAGCCCAGTCTGGGAGGAGGGGATGCTCCCTTCCCCGCCCCCCGTGAGTCTGCTGCTCAGGACCCGCCCTCAGCATCCCGACCTCCAGCCTCGGAGGATTTGTCTGTGA